The following are from one region of the Anabas testudineus chromosome 2, fAnaTes1.2, whole genome shotgun sequence genome:
- the LOC113164935 gene encoding B- and T-lymphocyte attenuator-like, with protein sequence MSPNQCWIILHVSILAGLLFTLNADSEDSKCETEIKVRRNTIFKAVVGQELRINCTVVFCNNSVSWYKVEKTAVPVNISNDSHIKTDWKSLTNVEGISFLMFRNILSSDSGLYGCQSGGSVSHTINVSVHDIAETTTDLWNNTTTQTTNGNSEDDKDDLWMYIYCAAGIVGFVVLVIIISVISMQGCKGKSKKKTQTDNQYMEFPWWSNLRHSVRPEEVPRPHPLRDLSGEHSSSQSPVICQCREITNMFYGR encoded by the exons ATGAGTCCAAACCAGTGCTGGATCATCCTGCATGTGTCCATCTTGGCAGGGCTGCTTTTCACCTTAAATGCT GACA GTGAAgattcaaaatgtgaaacagaaatcaaaGTTCGACGCAACACAATTTTCAAAGCCGTCGTTGGACAAGAACTCAGGATTAACTGCACAGTTGTTTTCTGCAACAATTCAGTCTCCTGGTACAAAGTTGAGAAAACTGCTGTTCCTGTGAACATCAGCAACGACAGCCACATTAAAACAGACTGGAAAAGTTTAACAAATGTAGAAGggatttcatttttaatgttcagAAACATTCTCAGTAGTGACTCAGGACTGTATGGTTGTCAAAGTGGAGGCAGTGTGAGTCACACTATCAATGTCTCTGTTCACG ATATTGCAGAGACGACCACTGATCTATGGAACAACACCACAA ctcaaACTACAAATGGTAATTCTGAAGATGACAAAGATGATCTATGGATGTACATTTACTGTGCTGCTGGGATTGTGGGATTCGTCGTCCTAGTGATCATCATATCTGTCATATCAATGCAAGGGTGTAAAG GCAAATCAAAGAAAAAGACCCAAACTGATAATCAG TACATGGAATTCCCATGGTGGAGCAACCTTCGTCACAGCGTCCGCCCAGAGGAAGTCCCTCGACCCCATCCTCTCAGAGATCTATCCGGAGAACACAGCAGCTCCCAGAGCCCAGTGATCTGCCAGTGCCGAGAGATAACGAACATGTTTTATGGCAGAtaa
- the LOC113163201 gene encoding B- and T-lymphocyte attenuator-like isoform X2, whose protein sequence is MRSNCLTIVHVFVLVTLVLTLDADGKDLNCETEIKVRRNTVYEAVVGQELRINCTVVFCNNSQTVYWFKFEKTPVPVNISSGSHIKTDWITLKHFRGISSLIFKNILSSDSGQYRCQSGGSVSHTINVSVHDHVESTTMTWTLEPENLTQDSLWHYVYSAVGVIVFVIIVTSISIALMKACEGVHCAKGSRTTTDPNPEASDHESDIYENDM, encoded by the exons ATGAGATCTAACTGTCTGACCATCGTTCATGTGTTCGTCTTGGTgacactcgtcctcactctgGATGCTGATG gTAAAGATTTAAATtgtgaaacagaaatcaaaGTCCGTCGCAACACAGTTTACGAAGCCGTCGTTGGACAAGAACTCAGGATTAACtgcacagttgttttctgtaaCAATTCACAAACAGTCTACTGGTTTAAATTTGAGAAGACTCCTGTTCCTGTCAACATCAGCAGTGGGAGCCACATTAAAACAGACTGGATAAcgttaaaacattttagaggGATTTCATCACTGATTTTCAAAAACATTCTCAGTAGTGACTCAGGACAGTATCGTTGTCAGAGTGGAGGCAGTGTGAGTCACACCATCAACGTCTCTGTTCATG ATCATGTTGAGTCCACCACAATGACATGGACACTGGAACCAG AGAACCTGACTCAGGACTCTTTGTGGCATTATGTGTACAGTGCTGTTGGagtcattgtgtttgtgatCATAGTGACATCGATATCTATTGCACTAATGAAAGCATGTGAAG GTGTCCACTGTGCAAAAGGATCCAGGACCACAACAGATCCGAACCCTGAAGCTTCTGACCACGAATCAGATATTTATGAGAATGACATGTGA
- the LOC113163201 gene encoding B- and T-lymphocyte attenuator-like isoform X1 has product MRSNCLTIVHVFVLVTLVLTLDADGKDLNCETEIKVRRNTVYEAVVGQELRINCTVVFCNNSQTVYWFKFEKTPVPVNISSGSHIKTDWITLKHFRGISSLIFKNILSSDSGQYRCQSGGSVSHTINVSVHDHVESTTMTWTLEPENLTQDSLWHYVYSAVGVIVFVIIVTSISIALMKACEGVHCAGGSRTTTDPNQEPSDHESATISVYENV; this is encoded by the exons ATGAGATCTAACTGTCTGACCATCGTTCATGTGTTCGTCTTGGTgacactcgtcctcactctgGATGCTGATG gTAAAGATTTAAATtgtgaaacagaaatcaaaGTCCGTCGCAACACAGTTTACGAAGCCGTCGTTGGACAAGAACTCAGGATTAACtgcacagttgttttctgtaaCAATTCACAAACAGTCTACTGGTTTAAATTTGAGAAGACTCCTGTTCCTGTCAACATCAGCAGTGGGAGCCACATTAAAACAGACTGGATAAcgttaaaacattttagaggGATTTCATCACTGATTTTCAAAAACATTCTCAGTAGTGACTCAGGACAGTATCGTTGTCAGAGTGGAGGCAGTGTGAGTCACACCATCAACGTCTCTGTTCATG ATCATGTTGAGTCCACCACAATGACATGGACACTGGAACCAG AGAACCTGACTCAGGACTCTTTGTGGCATTATGTGTACAGTGCTGTTGGagtcattgtgtttgtgatCATAGTGACATCGATATCTATTGCACTAATGAAAGCATGTGAAG GTGTCCACTGTGCAGGAGGATCCAGGACCACAACAGATCCGAACCAGGAACCTTCTGACCACGAATCAGCAACAATTTCTgtttatgaaaatgtgtga
- the LOC113163201 gene encoding B- and T-lymphocyte attenuator-like isoform X3, with the protein MLLKWGKDLNCETEIKVRRNTVYEAVVGQELRINCTVVFCNNSQTVYWFKFEKTPVPVNISSGSHIKTDWITLKHFRGISSLIFKNILSSDSGQYRCQSGGSVSHTINVSVHDHVESTTMTWTLEPENLTQDSLWHYVYSAVGVIVFVIIVTSISIALMKACEGVHCAGGSRTTTDPNQEPSDHESATISVYENV; encoded by the exons ATGCTactcaagtggg gTAAAGATTTAAATtgtgaaacagaaatcaaaGTCCGTCGCAACACAGTTTACGAAGCCGTCGTTGGACAAGAACTCAGGATTAACtgcacagttgttttctgtaaCAATTCACAAACAGTCTACTGGTTTAAATTTGAGAAGACTCCTGTTCCTGTCAACATCAGCAGTGGGAGCCACATTAAAACAGACTGGATAAcgttaaaacattttagaggGATTTCATCACTGATTTTCAAAAACATTCTCAGTAGTGACTCAGGACAGTATCGTTGTCAGAGTGGAGGCAGTGTGAGTCACACCATCAACGTCTCTGTTCATG ATCATGTTGAGTCCACCACAATGACATGGACACTGGAACCAG AGAACCTGACTCAGGACTCTTTGTGGCATTATGTGTACAGTGCTGTTGGagtcattgtgtttgtgatCATAGTGACATCGATATCTATTGCACTAATGAAAGCATGTGAAG GTGTCCACTGTGCAGGAGGATCCAGGACCACAACAGATCCGAACCAGGAACCTTCTGACCACGAATCAGCAACAATTTCTgtttatgaaaatgtgtga